The Hevea brasiliensis isolate MT/VB/25A 57/8 chromosome 1, ASM3005281v1, whole genome shotgun sequence genome has a window encoding:
- the LOC131183152 gene encoding uncharacterized protein LOC131183152, which produces MDFRDINAAIPKDVCVMLVADMLIDGTIGHELLSFMDIFFGYNQILTAKEDDLKIAFRCQGTNLIKYMLSSPLITRRVRIEGHLEVNEMEIKLWVLKFDDLRTKTSTEAGILIKSPTGTKIVLSFNLDFECINNQVEYEVLLIGLEI; this is translated from the exons ATGGATTTTAGAGACATCAATGCTGCCATTCCAAAAGATGTGTGTGTGATGCTGGTGGCTGACATGCTAATTGATGGAACAATTGGACATGAATTACTTTCATTTATGGACATATTCTTCGGCTATAACCAGATTCTGACAGCAAAAGAGGATGATTTAAAAATAGCATTCAGATGCCAGGGG ACCAATTTGATCAAGTATATGTTGTCAAGCCCACTCATCACAAGAAGAGTTA GGATTGAAGGTCATCTAGAGGTGAATGAGATGGAGATTAAACTGTGGGTTCTAAAGTTTGACGATTTACGCACAAAGACATCAACCGAGGCTGGAATTCTTATTAAGTCTCCTACAGGAACTAAGATAGTCTTGTCTttcaatttggattttgagtgCATAAATAATCAAGTAGAGTATGAGGTTTTGTTGATTGGCTTAGAgatataa